One stretch of Girardinichthys multiradiatus isolate DD_20200921_A chromosome 2, DD_fGirMul_XY1, whole genome shotgun sequence DNA includes these proteins:
- the c2h15orf40 gene encoding UPF0235 protein C15orf40 homolog, whose translation MFPRFGSDLIRCFQQHRFGPLTRVPSADLVPVYGCFSCSTRRLSRTRAMSRKQKEVKGQVKAAGGGTAETPAAGPVTRDKSGTVAITVHAKPGSKHSSITDVSAQAVGVSIAAPPTDGEANAELVRYLAEVLELKKSQISLNKGSRSRDKVIRVDSSLDPQEVLRRLQQAAG comes from the exons ATGTTTCCCCGGTTCGGCAGTGATTTGATTCGGTGTTTCCAGCAGCATCGGTTCGGACCTTTAACCCGTGTTCCTTCAGCTGACTTGGTCCCGGTGTATGGCTGCTTCTCCTGCTCCACCCGACGGTTATCAAGAACCAGGGCGATGTCCCGGAAGCAGAAGGAG GTGAAAGGACAGGTGAAGGCGGCTGGAGGTGGAACGGCAGAGACACCGGCTGCTGGTCCGGTAACCCGTGACAAGAGTGGAACTGTAGCTATCACAGTGCATGCGAAGCCAGgctccaaacacagcagcatcaCAG ATGTTTCTGCTCAGGCTGTAGGTGTTTCCATTGCAGCACCACCTACAGATGGAGAAGCAAACGCTGAGCTTGTCCGCTACCTTGCAGAAGTCCTGGAGTTGAAGAAAAGCCAAATATCACTGAACAAG GGCTCTAGATCCAGAGACAAAGTCATCAGAGTGGACTCCTCTttggatccacaggaggtgctGAGGAGGCTCCAACAGGCTGCTGGCTGA
- the cart2 gene encoding cocaine- and amphetamine-regulated transcript 2: MWARAVLCAALLSVLFPAGSTEAERDEREVQDYRYNSNRLLGALHEVLEKLQTKRINPWEKKYGQVPSCDLGEHCAIRKGSRIGKMCDCPRGAFCNLFLLKCL, encoded by the exons ATGTGGGCGCGAGCGGTCTTGTGCGCGGCGCTACTGTCGGTTCTGTTTCCGGCCGGCTCGACGGAAGCCGAGAGGGACGAGAGAGAAGTGCAGGACTACCGCTACAACTCCAACAGACTG CTCGGAGCTCTGCATGAAGTTCTGGAGAAGCTCCAGACGAAGAGGATCAATCCCTGGGAGAAGAAGTACGGGCAGGTTCCCTCT TGCGACCTCGGAGAGCACTGCGCCATCAGGAAAGGATCTCGCATTGGGAAGATGTGCGACTGTCCCAGAGGAGCTTTCTGCAACTTATTTCTGCTGAAGTGCTTATGA